The following proteins come from a genomic window of Bos mutus isolate GX-2022 chromosome 23, NWIPB_WYAK_1.1, whole genome shotgun sequence:
- the KCNK17 gene encoding potassium channel subfamily K member 17 isoform X1: MAPDSRLSASPAKSGWRAWDASERGVQGCAVPVPSTLLLLLTYLTYLVLGTCVFWALESPAAHDSSKRFQRDKWELLRNFTCLDGQALDSLIRGIIEAYKNGDIVLGNTTSMGRWEFVGSFFFSVSTITTIASFRGITRTSSTVRPSSLDTAWEQNLGLTEDVLNRLLPSTQVPGRLREPEPPHDGRPALLHLLCSRGDPAQPRGAQPPGALHAAGGTPLCPQAGGRLEGPGQGPVAGRLQRPPVGPPAFPAVAPAALQPHGRLDLRGGLLLLLRHSQHRGLRRLRDWNEPLPELPAVVPEHSVSVDPLWDGVAGIDHQTDPLLTGGSTRIILLLSSEFQGELQAPKLESGPG, translated from the exons ATGGCTCCCGACTCCCGCCTCTCCGCCTCTCCGGCTAAGAGCGGATGGAGAGCCTGGGATGCGAGCGAGCGCGGGGTCCAGGGCTGCGCGGTACCGGTGCCGAGCACATTGCTCCTGCTGCTCACCTACCTGACTTACCTGGTCCTGGGCACCTGCGTATTCTGGGCGCTGGAGAGCCCCGCGGCGCACGATTCCAGCAAGAGATTCCAGCGTGACAAGTGGGAGCTGCTGCGGAACTTCACGTGTCTGGATGGCCAGGCGCTGGACTCGCTGATCCGG GGCATCATCGAGGCATACAAAAATGGGGACATCGTCCTTGGCAACACTACCAGCATGGGACGCTGGGAGTTTGTGGGCTCCTTCTTCTTCTCCGtgtccaccatcaccaccatcg CTTCTTTCAGAGGCATTACTAGGACCTCAAGCACAGTCAGGCCGAGCAGCCTGGACACCGCCTGGGAGCAGAACCTTGGTCTTACGGAAGATGTGCTGAATCGGCTCCTGCCCTCCACCCAGGTTCCTGGGAG GCTACGGGAACCTGAGCCCCCGCACGATGGCCGCCCGGCTCTTCTGCATCTTCTTTGCTCTCGTGGGGATCCCGCTCAACCTCGTGGTGCTCAACCGCCTGGGGCACTGCATGCAGCAGGGGGTACACCGCTGTGCCCGCAGGCTGGGGGGCGCCTGGAAG GACCCGGCCAAGGCCCGGTGGCTGGCAGGCTCCAGCGCCCTCCTGTCGGGCCTCCTGCTTTTCCTGCTGTTGCCCCCGCTGCTCTTCAACCACATGGAAGGCTGGACCTACGTGGAGGGCTTCTACTTCTCCTTCGTCACTCTCAGCACCGTGGGCTTCGGCGACTACGTGATTG GAATGAACCCCTCCCGGAATTACCCGCTGTGGTACCAGAACACAGTGTCTCTGTGGATCCTCTTTGGGATGGCGTGGCTGGCATTGATCATCAAACTGATCCTCTCCTTACTGGAGGCTCCACGAGAATCATACTCCTGCTATCCTCAGAGTTCCAAGGGGAACTTCAAGCCCCGAAGCTGGAGTCAGGGCCTGGATGA
- the KCNK17 gene encoding potassium channel subfamily K member 17 isoform X3, with amino-acid sequence MAPDSRLSASPAKSGWRAWDASERGVQGCAVPVPSTLLLLLTYLTYLVLGTCVFWALESPAAHDSSKRFQRDKWELLRNFTCLDGQALDSLIRGIIEAYKNGDIVLGNTTSMGRWEFVGSFFFSVSTITTIGYGNLSPRTMAARLFCIFFALVGIPLNLVVLNRLGHCMQQGVHRCARRLGGAWKDPAKARWLAGSSALLSGLLLFLLLPPLLFNHMEGWTYVEGFYFSFVTLSTVGFGDYLLASCLSFEKTKHRNRQTAEQVLHTLGGFPMTVSDSVIWNGIQTIRTSNKLSGDADGAGPQAPL; translated from the exons ATGGCTCCCGACTCCCGCCTCTCCGCCTCTCCGGCTAAGAGCGGATGGAGAGCCTGGGATGCGAGCGAGCGCGGGGTCCAGGGCTGCGCGGTACCGGTGCCGAGCACATTGCTCCTGCTGCTCACCTACCTGACTTACCTGGTCCTGGGCACCTGCGTATTCTGGGCGCTGGAGAGCCCCGCGGCGCACGATTCCAGCAAGAGATTCCAGCGTGACAAGTGGGAGCTGCTGCGGAACTTCACGTGTCTGGATGGCCAGGCGCTGGACTCGCTGATCCGG GGCATCATCGAGGCATACAAAAATGGGGACATCGTCCTTGGCAACACTACCAGCATGGGACGCTGGGAGTTTGTGGGCTCCTTCTTCTTCTCCGtgtccaccatcaccaccatcg GCTACGGGAACCTGAGCCCCCGCACGATGGCCGCCCGGCTCTTCTGCATCTTCTTTGCTCTCGTGGGGATCCCGCTCAACCTCGTGGTGCTCAACCGCCTGGGGCACTGCATGCAGCAGGGGGTACACCGCTGTGCCCGCAGGCTGGGGGGCGCCTGGAAG GACCCGGCCAAGGCCCGGTGGCTGGCAGGCTCCAGCGCCCTCCTGTCGGGCCTCCTGCTTTTCCTGCTGTTGCCCCCGCTGCTCTTCAACCACATGGAAGGCTGGACCTACGTGGAGGGCTTCTACTTCTCCTTCGTCACTCTCAGCACCGTGGGCTTCGGCGACTAC CTGCTGGCAAGCTGCCTTTCCTTTGAGAAAACCAAACATAGAAACAGGCAAACCGCAGAGCAGGTATTACACACTCTCGGAGGGTTTCCTATgacagtttctgattcagtgatCTGGAATGGAATCCAGACCATTCGCACTTCTAACAAACTTTCAGGCGATGCTGATGGTGCTGGTCCACAGGccccactttga
- the KCNK17 gene encoding potassium channel subfamily K member 17 isoform X2, whose translation MAPDSRLSASPAKSGWRAWDASERGVQGCAVPVPSTLLLLLTYLTYLVLGTCVFWALESPAAHDSSKRFQRDKWELLRNFTCLDGQALDSLIRGIIEAYKNGDIVLGNTTSMGRWEFVGSFFFSVSTITTIGYGNLSPRTMAARLFCIFFALVGIPLNLVVLNRLGHCMQQGVHRCARRLGGAWKDPAKARWLAGSSALLSGLLLFLLLPPLLFNHMEGWTYVEGFYFSFVTLSTVGFGDYVIGMNPSRNYPLWYQNTVSLWILFGMAWLALIIKLILSLLEAPRESYSCYPQSSKGNFKPRSWSQGLDEEAGPHSPQPSCSPEGQHPEPSTQVSCCGKDS comes from the exons ATGGCTCCCGACTCCCGCCTCTCCGCCTCTCCGGCTAAGAGCGGATGGAGAGCCTGGGATGCGAGCGAGCGCGGGGTCCAGGGCTGCGCGGTACCGGTGCCGAGCACATTGCTCCTGCTGCTCACCTACCTGACTTACCTGGTCCTGGGCACCTGCGTATTCTGGGCGCTGGAGAGCCCCGCGGCGCACGATTCCAGCAAGAGATTCCAGCGTGACAAGTGGGAGCTGCTGCGGAACTTCACGTGTCTGGATGGCCAGGCGCTGGACTCGCTGATCCGG GGCATCATCGAGGCATACAAAAATGGGGACATCGTCCTTGGCAACACTACCAGCATGGGACGCTGGGAGTTTGTGGGCTCCTTCTTCTTCTCCGtgtccaccatcaccaccatcg GCTACGGGAACCTGAGCCCCCGCACGATGGCCGCCCGGCTCTTCTGCATCTTCTTTGCTCTCGTGGGGATCCCGCTCAACCTCGTGGTGCTCAACCGCCTGGGGCACTGCATGCAGCAGGGGGTACACCGCTGTGCCCGCAGGCTGGGGGGCGCCTGGAAG GACCCGGCCAAGGCCCGGTGGCTGGCAGGCTCCAGCGCCCTCCTGTCGGGCCTCCTGCTTTTCCTGCTGTTGCCCCCGCTGCTCTTCAACCACATGGAAGGCTGGACCTACGTGGAGGGCTTCTACTTCTCCTTCGTCACTCTCAGCACCGTGGGCTTCGGCGACTACGTGATTG GAATGAACCCCTCCCGGAATTACCCGCTGTGGTACCAGAACACAGTGTCTCTGTGGATCCTCTTTGGGATGGCGTGGCTGGCATTGATCATCAAACTGATCCTCTCCTTACTGGAGGCTCCACGAGAATCATACTCCTGCTATCCTCAGAGTTCCAAGGGGAACTTCAAGCCCCGAAGCTGGAGTCAGGGCCTGGATGAGGAGGCAGGACCCCACTCCCCACAGCCAAGCTGCTCTCCAGAGGGGCAGCACCCAGAACCTTCTACTCAAGTCTCATGCTGCGGAAAGGACAGCTAA